The SAR324 cluster bacterium genome contains the following window.
ACCACTGCACAAATTGCCCCTGTTTCATCAAATACCTTATCGCCTGGAACCAAATCAACAATTCGCTTATACCCGTCTGGGGTTGGAATGGGCGTATTCACCTCAAGAGCCTTCCCATGTCGTGGGGGCATGAAAACCATAAGCCGTTTAATCTCCCCATTTGCCCAGCGTTCCAGGTACCGGCACAGCACTTTATGGTGCCAGTTTGCCTGGTACTCAGGGAACGTATATTTCACGAACTCAATCAGCTCCCGTTGAGACATCTCCTGGTTGATTTGGGCCTTCAGTTTCTCTGGCATTGTCTTCAATGCTGCTTCTAAGAGCTGCCAGGAATTCTGAGGGGACGTTGGCGAAGTCAAATTTAATCCCTGCGGCCTCATTCTTCTCTCCTACAAAGTTCAATTCTTTCAATAATGCCATTTTAAGGGACTCAGGGATACTGTACCCATGTTTTTCAAACTCTCTGGCCGTCTCCAAAGCGGTCATCTGCTTTTCGTACACATGATCCATGAATGTTTCAGGAATGTCCGTTACGTTTTTTCCGAAATTGAGGATCTCAATTGCGGCTCGGAGTTTCACAGAATCGTTCTCACTGCCCAGCAGATTGAACAAGGTCAAGCCTGCCAGGTGTTTTTTCCCTTGCAGGGTACGGATCGCTTGTCTTCTGCACTGTGAGGCGAACTCCGCAACGCCTTGGTTGTACCAGGTCGTTAACTTCCATTGACTCAAGGTGGTGGTGGAAATGCCAAGCTTTTCTGCTGTTTTGCGATGGGAATCAACACCGAAGAAACCCAGTTCAATCGCCTTCAACTGGTTCTCTGTGAGGACTTTTTTGATTTTTTTCTTTGGTGTTACGTTTTTTTTCATATTATTACGCCCATTTTCGGATTATCCCAACCCAATAAAAAACTTTCTTATCAGTGGCTTTCGGTCTTTTATTCTGCCAGTCTTTGTTCTTCTTCCTGTTTTGCTCTGGAAATGATCTCTTCCGACACCTTTCTGCCCAGTTCCGCCCACTCCATCAATTGCAGAAAAGAGACTGCCGTATTTTTGATATTGAACTCCTTTTTTATGCCTACCAGCATCTTGAAAACCTGGTCATAGGCACCCATGGCGCATAAATAGTGTTGGTTACAGGCTAGATTGAACCTGGCATCCTCTAAAAGCCCATCAAAGCGTTGCAATTCTTCTGGGAGGAATAGGAGTTGCACCGTCTCGAATGCCACTCTAGCGTTGTTCAGCGCAGAGAAATTGATCTTTTCCAATTCTTCCACCAGGGAAGAGTCCAACCCAGCCCTGATCTTGGAATCGAGGTCTGTGATCTGATCCCACAAGGATTTGAGAATCTGATTGTCGTCCTGTCCAACAAGTGCGTTGTGGGCGAGCTGTTCCGCAATCTTTTTTGATTTGCTCAGGTCGGAGCGGTACAAA
Protein-coding sequences here:
- a CDS encoding ParB N-terminal domain-containing protein encodes the protein MQIDMGNPNLNQAIDVINQTLGGKIKLAVANPRNLTLLDENARYMNQFQYQGLLNNIREDGFLSSVPLCHLEKDGRLVVLSGNHRVQAAKDAGIEKILILYRSDLSKSKKIAEQLAHNALVGQDDNQILKSLWDQITDLDSKIRAGLDSSLVEELEKINFSALNNARVAFETVQLLFLPEELQRFDGLLEDARFNLACNQHYLCAMGAYDQVFKMLVGIKKEFNIKNTAVSFLQLMEWAELGRKVSEEIISRAKQEEEQRLAE